The following proteins are encoded in a genomic region of Ananas comosus cultivar F153 linkage group 25, ASM154086v1, whole genome shotgun sequence:
- the LOC109703534 gene encoding seipin-2-like has protein sequence MEPSDPDPDPFFDAMDDPDPEPFFDAPDELPPSDPSETLAPATPSAAVADTPPPPSTLRRRRSRLDGGGERRRSGILRLVNVDGASDYTADHAPAPSSTLTSERLSSARDRFPRTPLESAATSALRDAEPSPDAAAAAPPRTLLECVAGFVIRAVLFQLNLVVNCITFPICLLHCSFLLVIDPFGSIRRYKDHMRARVSSAWKILLDKAASFAHERLGSQRELWGLAVRLIIGGVWAFYICFVLCGLLATAFLGGSWLAGKVLEKPIQLTEELNFDYTKASPVALVPVISCSNVFGSEGKGRAGAFLDRRMVPANHKLQLTISLTLPESDYNRNLGVFQVRVEFLSAEGKVIFSSRQPCMLRFKSSHMHIIETFLKSGSLLAGYSSESQTLRLKMRGFTEKPEPTACIRVILEQRAEFKPGAGIPEIYTASLKLESELPLFKRIIWNWRRTLLMWLSMGIFIFELLILLVCCRPVIIPRTRSPIAATGRS, from the exons ATGGAACCCTCCGACCCCGATCCCGACCCCTTCTTCGACGCCATGGACGACCCCGACCCCGAACCCTTCTTCGACGCCCCCGACGAGCTCCCTCCCTCCGACCCCTCCGAAACCCTCGCCCCCGccaccccctccgccgccgtagCCGATACCCCCCCGCCTCCCTccaccctccgccgccgcaggtCCCGACTCGATGGCGGCGgagagcggcggcggagcgggaTCCTGCGCCTCGTTAATGTCGACGGCGCCTCCGATTATACCGCCGATCATGCTCCGGCGCCGAGCTCGACCCTCACTTCGGAGCGGCTCAGCTCCGCGAGAGATCGCTTTCCCCGGACTCCGCTTGAATCGGCGGCCACGAGCGCTCTCCGCGACGCGGAGCCCTCGCCcgacgccgccgcggcggctCCGCCGCGGACCCTGCTGGAGTGTGTCGCAGGTTTCGTGATCAGAGCTGTTCTTTTTCAGCTCAATTTAGTCGTTAACTGCATCACATTTCCAATTTGTTTGCTGCATTGCTCTTTCCTGCTTGTAATCGACCCTTTCGGTAGCATAAGACGATATAAGGATCATATGAGAGCTAGGGTTTCATCAGCGTGGAAGATTTTATTGGATAAAGCGGCTTCTTTTGCGCACGAGAGGCTCGGGAGCCAGCGCGAGTTGTGGGGATTGGCGGTGAGATTGATCATCGGGGGCGTCTGGGCGTTCTACATTTGCTTTGTTTTATGCGGGCTCCTAGCGACCGCGTTCTTGGGCGGGAGTTGGCTTGCGGGGAAAGTTCTGGAGAAGCCGATCCAGTTGACGGAGGAACTGAATTTTGATTACACGAAGGCTAGCCCGGTCGCGTTGGTGCCGGTGATATCATGCAGTAACGTTTTTGGTTCCGAGGGAAAGGGCAGAGCTGGGGCCTTCTTGGATAGAAGGATGGTGCCTGCGAATCACAAATTGCAGCTTACCATTTCGTTGACGTTGCCAGAGTCCGATTACAATCGGAATCTTGGGGTTTTCCAG GTCAGGGTGGAGTTTCTATCTGCAGAAGGCAAAGTAATCTTCAGTTCGCGCCAACCATGCATGTTACGGTTTAAGAGCTCTCATATGCACATCATTGAGACCTTTCTCAAAAGTGGTTCTTTACTAGCAGGCTATTCGTCAGAGTCGCAGACTCTCAGATTAAAAATGAGGGGATTTACTGAAAAACCCGAGCCAACTGCATGCATCAGGGTCATTCTTGAACAAAGGGCCGAGTTCAAGCCCGGTGCTGGCATTCCCGAGATTTACACTGCTTCTTTGAAGCTCGAGTCCGAACTTCCTCTGTTTAAGAGGATAATTTGGAACTGGAGAAGGACACTGCTTATGTGGTTAAGCATGGGAATTTTCATCTTTGAATTGCTGATTCTTCTGGTTTGCTGTAGGCCTGTTATAATTCCAAGGACTAGGTCTCCTATAGCTGCAACAGGGAGGAGTTAG